GATTACGACGACCCCGACAACCCGAACGAGTTCGATCACCTCAAGGTGCTGAAGGAGATCAACGGCTACGACGTCGCCACCGGCAAGCCGGTGTCCGGCTTCGGGGCGTTGCAGGACGACGGCTCCACCGCCTGCGGCTGCTGGATCTACTCCGGCATCTACCCCGAGGAGGGGGTCAACAAGGCGGACGCCCGCCTGCGGGCCGCCCCCAACCGGCCCGACGGGTGGACCGAGGCGAAGGCCGACGGGTCCGCGGACTACCTGCACCTGGGCTGGGGATTCGCCTGGCCGGCCAACCGGCGGGTGATCTACAACCGTGCCTCCGCCGATCCCTCGGGCAAGCCCTGGTCCAAGGTCCCGCTGGTCTGGTGGGACGAGGCGGAAGGCAAGTGGACCGGCGTCGACGTGCCTGACATGCTGCCGGTCGCCCCGGGGCAGGTGCACGCCGTGGGCGTCCCGGGCGACACGCCCTTCATCATGAAGGCCTGGGGCCTGGGCGGCATCTGGGGCCCGCTGCCGGACGGCCCGCTGCCGGTACACTACGAGCCCATGGAGTCGCCCACGCCGAACCTGCTCTACCGGAAGCAGGGCACCATCCCCACCATGAAGATCTACGACTCCGAGTTCGACCTGTTCGGCGACCCCGAGCGCTTCCCCTACGTCGCCACCACCTACCGGCTCACGGAGCACCTCACCTCCGGTGTCATGACCCGGACGCTGCCGTACCTGGCCGAGGCCTTCGCCCGCCACTTCTGCGAGATCCCGCGGGAGCTGGCGCAGCGCGAGGGTATCCGGAACGGCGACTGGGTGGAGGTGGAGAGCGCCCGCGGCAAGGTGCGGGTCCAGGCGATGGTCACCAACCGGCTGCGGCCCCTGCGCATTGGCGGCCGGGAGACCTTCCTGATCGGTCTGCCCATCCACTGGGCCCCCAACTCCGGGCACGTGCAGGGCGACATCACCAACACCCTCACGCCCCAGGCGGTGGACGTCAACGTCCAGATCCAGGAATCCAAGGTGTTCCTCGCAAACCTGCGCAAGGTGTCGGTAGGGGGGTAATGGCAGATGGGTCGCGCAGCAACCTGGGAGACCTGGCGGCCTGATCCCGCCAACACCCGGCAGCACGTCGCCATGCTGGTCGACACCTCCGAGTGCATCGGGTGCAAGGGCTGCGAGGTCGCCTGCAAGCAGTGGAACCAGAACGAGGCCCGCATCAACCAGGATCCGGGCACCTACCAGAGCCACCCGGCCCTGGACGCGGAGACCTGGACCGTCATCCGCTTCTTTGAGACCGAAGAAGAGAACGGCATGTCCATGTGGCTGATGCAGAAGCACAGCTGCATGCACTGCACCGACGCGGGCTGCGTCACCGCCTGCCCCACCGACGCCCTGCAGTACGGCGACTACGGCCTGGTGACGCTGAACCAGGATGCGTGCATCGGCTGCGGCTACTGCGAGGCGGCCTGCCCGTTCGACTGCATCCACGTCGACCGGACGGCCTGGGGCCAGCGGGCGCAGAAGGCGGGCAAGTGCACCTTCTGCTACGACCGCATCGCCCAGGGCATGCAGCCCGCGTGCGTCGCCACCTGCCCAACCGACTGCATCAAGTACGGCGACCGCGACGCCCTGATCGCGTGGGGCCGGGAGCGGGTGGCACAGCTTCAGGCCATGGGCTACAAGAACGCCAACCTCTACGGCGTCGACGAGATGGGCGGCCTGCACCACCTCTACGTGCTGCTGGAGCCGCCCGAGACCTACGGCCTGCCGGTCGCCCCCGAACTCTCGCCCGTCCTCCGGCTGTGGAAGTACGTCCTGCAACCCATCGGCAAGGCGGTGCTGGGCGTGGGCCTCTTCGGCCTCATCGTCAACTGGCTCGCCGCCCGGCGGGTCTTCAAGGGCGGCCTCTCGCCCCATGAGACCGCCGAATCGCTGCACGACTAGAGGGGGGATCGCACGTGGCGCGCGCGAACGGAAGCATCAAGAAGTTCTCCCGGACCCAGGTGCTGTTCCACTGGCTCTACGCCGGCTCGTGGATCGTCCTCGCCCTGACGGGCTCCATCTTCCTGTGGCGCGGCAACCCCGCGGAGCCGGCCGCCGGCCTCGGTCCGCTGCTGCACGGCAGCGTCGGCCAGACGCTGCGGCTCGTCCACCGCATCGCCGCCATCGGGCTCATGTCCTCCCCGCTGGTCTGGCTGCTGGGGGATCCCAAGACGGTGTGGCCCGACCTGAAGGAGCTCTTCACCTTCACCAAGAACGATCTGAAGTACATGCTCATCGCGCCGCTGTACTACACCACCGGCAAGGGCCACCTGCCGCCCCAGGGCAAGTTCAACGGCGGCCACAAGGTCAACTTCTACGTGGTCTTCCTCACCTACTTCACCTTCATCGGCTCCGGCCTGGTGATGTGGTTCGGCCGGGGCGCGGTGAGCGACGAGGCGTTCCACGCCGCCCAGTTCATCCACTCGCTCAGCTTCTGGCTGGGGTCGGGCCTGTTCCTCCTCCACTTCTACCTGACCGCCGTCCATCCGTTCACCCGCCGCTCCCTCTCCGCGATGGTCGACGGCTGGACGGAGCTCCAGTACGCCAGGCTGGAGCACGGCGAGTGGGTCGAGCGCGAGATCCGCAATGGCACGGCCCAGATCCGGGAGAGCGAGCAGGCGGCCGCGGCCCGCTGACCTCTTCCCCGCCCCCAGCGCGCTGGGGGCGGGTTTCGCCTTCACCGCAGAGCTGCACCCGATCAGGAGGGAATGGACGATGCAGTCGCTGGAGTTCCTGCGCGCCTGGCGCGAGCGGGCGCGCGCCCTGGAAGCCGAACTGCCCGGGCCGGAGCGACTTCCCGCCCCGGAGGAGGCCGAGGCAGCGCTCGGCCGTGGGGAGCCGCTGATCACCCTGGTAGAGCCGCCCATCGACCCGGACCGCTTCACCGCCGTGCTCGCCGACCTGGCCTCCCTGTATGCGGAGAGCAGGGCCGATGCCCGCCCCCTGGCCGAGGGGCTCAGGGCTCTGCCGCCGGCGGAGCAGCGCACCCTCGCGGAGGTCCTGGTGCGCGCAGGCGATGCCGCCGAGTGGGCGGCCCGCCTGGGCGTGGACGAAGGGCTGCTCCTCACCCTGGGCGGCCTGGCCCTGCAGCCCTTCATGGCCCGCTTCGCCCGGGCGGTGCGCGCCGTTGCGCCCCTGCACGGCTGGCGGCGCATCCACTGCCCGGTGTGCGGCGCCTCCCCGGACCTCTGCCGCATCGACCCCGACAACTACCGGTACCTGCACTGCCCGCAGTGCGACACCCAGTGGGAGCACCACCGGCTCACGTGCGCCGTCTGCGGCAGCGACGACGTGCGCCGAGTCAGCATCCTGACCCTGGCCGACCTGGAGCCCTGGCGGGTGGAGGTCTGCGACCGGTGCGGCGGCTACATCAAGACGCTGGACCAGCGGCACGGCGGCCACCTGGCCATGCCCAACGTTGACCTGTACCTCGAGGACGCCCGGACCCTCCAGCTGGACCTGCTGGCGGAGCAGGAGGGGTATCGTCGGGGAGGGCGGGCGCAGTGACCCATCTGCTGATCGAACCGGCGCAGGAAGGGCGCGAGGACCTGGCCGCGTACCGGGCGCGCGGCGGCTACGCCGGGCTGGAGGCAGCGCGGACGCGGGGCAGCGGCTGGGTCCTGGAGCAGGTGACCCGCGCGGGCCTCCGGGGCCGGGGCGGCAGCGGCGACGGCCGGCCCATCGGCCAGAAGTGGCAGAGGGTGGCGGCCTCCCGGGTTCCCGAGCGGTACGTGGTGGCCAACGCCGCCGAATCCCAGGCCGTCAGCCGGAAGGACCGCTACCTGCTCGCCCGCTTCCCCCACCGGGTGCTGGAGGGGCTGCTGATCGCCGCCCAGGCCCTCGGCGCCCGGGAGGCGTATCTGTACGTGCGCGGCGACTCGCCGGAAGCCCTGGACGGCGCCCGCGACGCCGTGGCCGAGGCCGGCGCCGCCGGCCTGCTGGGCGGCGTGTCCGTGACCGTCCAGCCCTCGGCGCCCACGGCGGTGTCGGGGGAGGAGACCGCGATCCTGGACGCCCTGGAAGGGCTGGAAGGCTACCCGCAGCCCAAGCCGCCCCGGCCGGAGGAGATCGGCCTGCGGGGCCGGCCGACCCTGGTGCAGAACGCGGAGAGCCTGGCCGCCGTCGCCGCGCTGTTCCGGCTGGGTGTGGACCGGGTCCGCGCCGTCGGCACCCCCACCTGCCCGGGGACAGCCCTTTTCACCGTCACCGGCGCCGTGGACCGGCCGGGGGTGTACGAGGTGCCCCACGGCACCCCGCTGGCCCAGCTTCTGGCCCTGGCCGGGGCGCCGCCGCGGGAGGAGATCCTGGCCGTGCTGCCCGGAGGGCTGGGCTCGGGGCCGCTGCGGCCGGACGAACTGGACGTGCCCCTGACCTACGAGGACCTGGCGGCCCTGGGAAGCAGCCTGGGCAACTCGGCCGTGGTCGTCTTCCGCCGGGCGGATGCGACGCTGCCGGATCTGGTGCGGGAGAACGTGGCGCTGCTGGCCCGGGGCTCATGCGGCCAGTGCCGCGGCTGCCGGGAGGGGCACGAGGGGCTGCTGCGGGCGCTGGAGGCGGGCGACGCGACGGAGGCCCGCCGGCGAGCGGAAGTCCTGCTCTACGGGCGGGGAAACTGCGCCTTCCCCACCGGAACCGCCCGCTTTGCCCTGCGAGCGCTGCAGGAGTTCCCGGCCTTTGCCCGGCCGTAGTCCCACCGTGCCGGGTCTACGCGGTCGGGTACTGCGCGGCCGGCAGGCCCGGCCCCGGTACCCTGGGTGGCAGACAGTACGGAAGTCCCGGCCGCGCATGGTGCGAGCAGACAACCGCCATTGAGCCGTTGTGTGACTACCTCCGGCTCCGGTCCCCGGGTAAGCTGAGGGTGGATGATGATCACCCGGGATCGGAGACGGGAGGGGATCGCATGCTCAGGCAGACACACCGCAGTTACTACGCGGCGTTCCGGAGCAGCCACTGGCTGGCGCGGTTGAACCTGATCTACCTGGCGGTCGTGCCTGCCTTCCTGGTGGGCTCCCTGATCTACCTCGTCTGGTTCTACCTGACGGTGTAGGGCACCCCGCCAGTCCTGCGGGCAGGCCGGACACAGGAGGAATGAAAGCCCCCGGAGGCGCCCGTGCGCCCCCGGGGGCTTTCCGCCTGCCTCATGCACGGCTTCGTTCGACGCTACCTCGTCGGGTTCTGCCCGGCCTGATCGCCGGCTCGGTTGCGGCCGCGGCCGTTCTGGTTCTCCGCGCCTGTTGTGTTCCCGGCGCCGTTCGCCATCGCCGCGCCCCCGAGGCCGCCCGCGATGGCGCCGGCCACCGTGCCCAGGGGCCCCGCGGCCGAGCCCAGAGCCGCACCGGCGATCGCGCCCGTGACGCCCGCAGCCCCTTCAGCCATCGACGGGCCTGCGCCCGCGTCCGCAGCCGCCCCGCCGGCGCCCGCCTGTGTGCGCTGGTTCGCCTTCCGCTCTTCTGCCATGACTGTTCTCCTTTCCCCAGGTGGTACGCCCTCTACTATGCGCTTCCTCCCCGCGCGCTATGCGCCCGCCGGTCCGCCCGCACCACCCGGCGCCACCGCCACGTCGTAATACCAGACACCGTGAGAAAACGGGGAGGGGTTTGTGTGCCGGTCGTATCGCCTGAGCGGTTTGCCACGGGGCTCACGTGGAGCGAGTACCTGGCCGGGGCGACGGAGCACAAGGAACGGCGGCAGGCGGTCTATGCGTCCGTCACCTTCACGCCGGAGCAGCAGGCCGCCTTGGCGGCGCTGCGCCCGCTGGGGCTGAAGGTGCTGGTGCTGGAGGAGTACTGGTGCGGCGACGCCGCCCGGACGGGCCCCCTGCTGGCCCGGTTCGCGGAGGAGGCCGGGATGGAGGCCCGCTGGTTCTTCCGGGACCAGAACCTGGACATCATGGACCAGTACCTGGAGAACGGCACCTCCCGGGCGATCCCGTGCTTCATCTTCATGGACCGGAACTGTGAGTACATCGTGCACTGGGGCAGCCGCCCCCGCGCGGTGAAGGAGGCGGTGCGGCCGCTGCAGCCGCTGCCGCCCCAGGGGGATCCGGCTCGGCCGGCGGCCTTCGAGCGGTTTGTGGCCGTCCTCTCCGAAGCCTATGATCGGGTGATGCCCCACGGCGTCACGGACGAGCTGCTGGAAGTCCTGAACTCGGCCCTGCGCAAGTCGGCATCAGGCGGAGCATAGCGATGGGACCCGGGCGTTGGCGCCCGGGTCCGTGCATTGGCGCGCCGGCCCTACGAAAGCCGCATGAGGTGCGGGTGCGGGGATGTTTCGCGGCAGGGATGTTGCGACTTTTGTAAAACTAACACATAGGCGCAATGTGCCCGCGACCGCCGGGGGAGGAAGGCGACCATGGAGCAAGGAAGACGCACCCTTCCCTGGGATGCACTCGGAGACGTAGCCGCGGGACGCCCTCACCTGGGACCCATGGCCCGGCTGGAGATCTGCCGTCTCATGCAGCTCAGCCTTTGTTTCGTGCCGGAGGAGCAGCTGGGCCGGGAGGCGGCCGACCGGCTGCTGCCTGAGGCCGGACAGGCCGCGGGCTCAGCGTTCGCGGACCGGCTGCTGGGTCCGATGACTTCCCTTTCCGATTATGTGCGCAGGCTGCAGGCCACTTTCCGGGAGTACGGCGTTGGCATCGTGCGCGTCGAGGAGGCCGATCCGGAACAGGGGCGGTTCGTCTTCACCGTCGAAGAGGACATGGACTGCTCGGGTCTTCCCGAGACGGACAGGGACATCTGCAAGTTCGACGAGGGGTTTCTCGCCGGCCTTCTGGAGCGCTCCATGGGACGCCGGTACCGGGTGACCGAGGTGGACTGCTGGTGCGCGGGGGCGCGGGTCTGCCGGTTCGTGGCGGAGGCGGTGACGCGGTCATGACGGACAAGACGTCCCTGGATCACGCCGTGGAGGCGCTGCGCGGGCTGCTCGCCGACCCGAAGGCCGATGCAGAGCCGCCGCCGGAGCTGCAGCATCACGCAGGTTTTGCCGCACTGTACAGGGATCTGAGCGCCTTACGCCCCCATCTGACCCGCATCTGCCAGGGCGACCTCAGTCACCCGATCCACGAACAGGGGCCGCTCGCCGGCTGCCGGAAGTCGCTGCAGGCCCGGCTCCGCCACCTCACGTGGCAGGTGCAGATGGTCGCGGCAGGCGACTTCTCCCAGCGGGGCGAGTCCCTTGGGGAGTTCTCCACTGCCTTCAACGAGATGACCGAAGCCCTCGCCAGGGCCCGGGCGGAGCTGCAGCGGAGCGAGGCCCGCTACCGTCTGCTGGCCGAGCACGTGGCCGACGTCATCGTCACGCTGGACGGCGAGGGCCGGTTCCTCTATGTGAGCCCCTCCGCCCAGGCGCTCCTGGGCTACGCGCCCGACGAACTCGCCGGCCGCCCGCTCTGCGACATCACCCCGTCTGCGGAGGCTCCCCGCCCCGGCACGGTGGTGGAGCTGACCGTCCGCTGTCGGGACGGAACAACCCGCTGGGCCGAGGTCAACACCGCGGCCCTGCCACCGGGCGCCGGCGACGGAGCCGTCCTGGTCTGCGTTTTCCGCGACATCTCCGCGCGCAAGCGGCTGGAGTCCGACCTGAAGCACCTGGCGACCACGGACGGCCTGACCGGGGCCTACAACCGGCGCTCCTTCGTGGAGGTCTGCGGGCAGGAGCTTCAGAGGGCTGACCGCCGCGCGCGCCCCACCTCCCTCCTGCTCATGGACATCGACCACTTCAAGCGGCTCAACGACCGCTTCGGCCACGCCGCAGGCGACGAGGTGCTCCGGCAGATCGTTGAGACCGGCCGCCGGGTGCTGCGGTCCGAGGACGTGGTCGGCCGGATCGGCGGCGACGAGTTCGCCGTGCTCCTGCCGGCCACCACCCTGGAGCAGGCCGGGAGGGTAGCCGAGCAGCTCCGCACCACCTACGAGCGGCTGGCCGTCCCCGCCCGCGGCGGAACGGCGACGTTCACCGTGAGCTTCGGCGTGGCTGAATGGAAACCGCACCTCCGGACGGTCGAGGAGCTGCTCCAGCGGGCCGACCGCGCCCTGTACGCCGCGAAGAACGCCGGCCGCAACTGCGTCCGGACGGAGGAGGCGTGCGGCGGCCGGCCGCAGCAGGATCCGCCGCCGCAAGGACGAAACTGTATTGTGCTAAAGCGATAACAGGAGGAAGTCGGTGTGGTCGGGCTCGGCACGCTGGCGAA
The nucleotide sequence above comes from Symbiobacterium thermophilum IAM 14863. Encoded proteins:
- a CDS encoding SLBB domain-containing protein; this translates as MTHLLIEPAQEGREDLAAYRARGGYAGLEAARTRGSGWVLEQVTRAGLRGRGGSGDGRPIGQKWQRVAASRVPERYVVANAAESQAVSRKDRYLLARFPHRVLEGLLIAAQALGAREAYLYVRGDSPEALDGARDAVAEAGAAGLLGGVSVTVQPSAPTAVSGEETAILDALEGLEGYPQPKPPRPEEIGLRGRPTLVQNAESLAAVAALFRLGVDRVRAVGTPTCPGTALFTVTGAVDRPGVYEVPHGTPLAQLLALAGAPPREEILAVLPGGLGSGPLRPDELDVPLTYEDLAALGSSLGNSAVVVFRRADATLPDLVRENVALLARGSCGQCRGCREGHEGLLRALEAGDATEARRRAEVLLYGRGNCAFPTGTARFALRALQEFPAFARP
- a CDS encoding formate dehydrogenase accessory protein FdhE — translated: MQSLEFLRAWRERARALEAELPGPERLPAPEEAEAALGRGEPLITLVEPPIDPDRFTAVLADLASLYAESRADARPLAEGLRALPPAEQRTLAEVLVRAGDAAEWAARLGVDEGLLLTLGGLALQPFMARFARAVRAVAPLHGWRRIHCPVCGASPDLCRIDPDNYRYLHCPQCDTQWEHHRLTCAVCGSDDVRRVSILTLADLEPWRVEVCDRCGGYIKTLDQRHGGHLAMPNVDLYLEDARTLQLDLLAEQEGYRRGGRAQ
- a CDS encoding thioredoxin family protein, producing MPVVSPERFATGLTWSEYLAGATEHKERRQAVYASVTFTPEQQAALAALRPLGLKVLVLEEYWCGDAARTGPLLARFAEEAGMEARWFFRDQNLDIMDQYLENGTSRAIPCFIFMDRNCEYIVHWGSRPRAVKEAVRPLQPLPPQGDPARPAAFERFVAVLSEAYDRVMPHGVTDELLEVLNSALRKSASGGA
- a CDS encoding sensor domain-containing diguanylate cyclase gives rise to the protein MTDKTSLDHAVEALRGLLADPKADAEPPPELQHHAGFAALYRDLSALRPHLTRICQGDLSHPIHEQGPLAGCRKSLQARLRHLTWQVQMVAAGDFSQRGESLGEFSTAFNEMTEALARARAELQRSEARYRLLAEHVADVIVTLDGEGRFLYVSPSAQALLGYAPDELAGRPLCDITPSAEAPRPGTVVELTVRCRDGTTRWAEVNTAALPPGAGDGAVLVCVFRDISARKRLESDLKHLATTDGLTGAYNRRSFVEVCGQELQRADRRARPTSLLLMDIDHFKRLNDRFGHAAGDEVLRQIVETGRRVLRSEDVVGRIGGDEFAVLLPATTLEQAGRVAEQLRTTYERLAVPARGGTATFTVSFGVAEWKPHLRTVEELLQRADRALYAAKNAGRNCVRTEEACGGRPQQDPPPQGRNCIVLKR
- a CDS encoding V4R domain-containing protein yields the protein MEQGRRTLPWDALGDVAAGRPHLGPMARLEICRLMQLSLCFVPEEQLGREAADRLLPEAGQAAGSAFADRLLGPMTSLSDYVRRLQATFREYGVGIVRVEEADPEQGRFVFTVEEDMDCSGLPETDRDICKFDEGFLAGLLERSMGRRYRVTEVDCWCAGARVCRFVAEAVTRS
- a CDS encoding formate dehydrogenase subunit gamma, encoding MARANGSIKKFSRTQVLFHWLYAGSWIVLALTGSIFLWRGNPAEPAAGLGPLLHGSVGQTLRLVHRIAAIGLMSSPLVWLLGDPKTVWPDLKELFTFTKNDLKYMLIAPLYYTTGKGHLPPQGKFNGGHKVNFYVVFLTYFTFIGSGLVMWFGRGAVSDEAFHAAQFIHSLSFWLGSGLFLLHFYLTAVHPFTRRSLSAMVDGWTELQYARLEHGEWVEREIRNGTAQIRESEQAAAAR
- a CDS encoding 4Fe-4S dicluster domain-containing protein, producing MGRAATWETWRPDPANTRQHVAMLVDTSECIGCKGCEVACKQWNQNEARINQDPGTYQSHPALDAETWTVIRFFETEEENGMSMWLMQKHSCMHCTDAGCVTACPTDALQYGDYGLVTLNQDACIGCGYCEAACPFDCIHVDRTAWGQRAQKAGKCTFCYDRIAQGMQPACVATCPTDCIKYGDRDALIAWGRERVAQLQAMGYKNANLYGVDEMGGLHHLYVLLEPPETYGLPVAPELSPVLRLWKYVLQPIGKAVLGVGLFGLIVNWLAARRVFKGGLSPHETAESLHD